A window of the Meiothermus sp. CFH 77666 genome harbors these coding sequences:
- a CDS encoding nitrilase-related carbon-nitrogen hydrolase, with amino-acid sequence MSGLLRLLLGLGLAALSGGLLVLAYPPYNLWLLAWVALLPMLLAQFWLMPARLSSLASATTMGLWGLGYFGPVFGGSGLYMEWLPLAIFLIALLGDMGVRAFHERTGYRYFVWQGVSNWVGIEMIRGFVPIAATWGFIAYTQHTQPWLIQPVSVFSIYGMSALIVLVNFVLGQGLLGLLHKEAPLSPLRVRRWLWAGGLALLGWVGLSLWLYRPEAGTLRVAAIQPPTSPILAQNRGETALAEATFVRMKEQTLEAARQGARLIVWPEGAFTFDPQTEDRLGLVALARESRAYLVVGYVVVVGERIFRNEATVISPEGQFLGVYGKDHPVLFAGETSPTRGTYPVYHTSIGRLATLICYDLDFTDTARKMARRGAQVVAVPSQDWATIADKHYTHLVFRAVENRLSMVKADGGFDSAILDPWGRVRSLASFPQSGEATLVADVPLGRANAPAVRLGDWVGWLGLLGLVGFALADPLSRRKWKMVR; translated from the coding sequence GTGAGCGGCCTGCTGCGCCTCCTGCTGGGCCTGGGCCTTGCGGCCCTGAGCGGGGGGCTCTTGGTGCTGGCCTATCCGCCCTACAACCTCTGGCTGCTGGCCTGGGTAGCCCTGCTGCCCATGCTGCTGGCGCAGTTCTGGCTGATGCCTGCAAGGCTCTCGAGCCTGGCCTCGGCCACCACCATGGGCCTGTGGGGCCTGGGCTACTTCGGCCCGGTGTTTGGCGGCAGTGGGCTCTACATGGAGTGGCTCCCCCTGGCCATTTTTCTGATTGCCCTGCTGGGCGATATGGGCGTGCGGGCCTTCCACGAGCGCACCGGCTACCGCTACTTTGTCTGGCAGGGGGTGAGCAACTGGGTGGGCATCGAGATGATCCGGGGCTTTGTGCCCATCGCCGCCACCTGGGGCTTTATCGCCTATACCCAGCACACCCAGCCCTGGCTGATCCAGCCCGTCAGCGTGTTCAGCATCTATGGCATGAGCGCCCTGATTGTGCTGGTGAACTTCGTGCTGGGGCAGGGGCTGCTGGGACTGCTGCACAAAGAAGCCCCTCTCTCGCCCCTTCGGGTGCGGCGCTGGCTCTGGGCCGGGGGGCTGGCGCTCTTGGGCTGGGTGGGCCTCTCGCTCTGGCTCTACCGGCCCGAGGCGGGCACGCTGCGGGTGGCGGCCATCCAGCCCCCCACCTCCCCCATCCTGGCCCAGAACCGCGGAGAGACTGCCCTGGCCGAGGCCACTTTCGTCCGCATGAAGGAACAGACCCTCGAGGCCGCCCGCCAGGGCGCCCGGCTCATCGTCTGGCCCGAGGGCGCCTTCACCTTCGACCCCCAAACCGAAGACCGCCTGGGCCTGGTAGCGCTGGCGCGGGAAAGCCGGGCCTATCTGGTGGTGGGCTATGTGGTGGTCGTGGGCGAGCGAATCTTCCGCAACGAGGCCACAGTTATCAGCCCAGAGGGCCAGTTTCTGGGCGTCTACGGCAAGGATCACCCGGTGCTCTTTGCGGGCGAAACCAGCCCCACCCGGGGCACCTACCCGGTCTACCACACCTCCATAGGCCGCCTGGCTACCCTCATCTGCTACGACCTCGACTTTACCGACACCGCCCGCAAGATGGCCCGCCGGGGTGCTCAGGTGGTGGCGGTTCCCTCGCAGGACTGGGCCACCATCGCCGACAAGCACTACACCCACCTGGTCTTCCGGGCGGTGGAGAACCGCCTCAGCATGGTCAAGGCCGACGGCGGCTTTGACTCGGCCATCCTCGACCCCTGGGGCCGGGTGCGCTCGCTGGCCAGCTTCCCCCAGAGCGGAGAGGCCACCCTGGTTGCCGATGTGCCCCTGGGCCGGGCCAATGCCCCGGCGGTGCGGCTGGGGGACTGGGTGGGGTGGCTGGGATTGCTGGGGCTGGTGGGGTTTGCCCTGGCAGATCCGCTCAGTCGGCGGAAGTGGAAGATGGTGCGGTGA
- a CDS encoding outer membrane lipoprotein carrier protein LolA, producing MKKLLAIALLSLGLVAAQSIAEITRQVQTNLDRSPWEATITGKIQLPDGSSQDTEFRLQVIPGKEQLARVEFKKPAALEGNFVVISDKEVWNYLFLTNQLIIQPRAKARIEGLGVNLTDLGDFDQLTERVTLRLLGEQNTPAGAAWRIGGTPKDASLGFANMEILVLKADPRPVSITLRDSSNKVLADLNFGNFRRASLTPQILRKRPADAEVLRRN from the coding sequence ATGAAGAAGTTGCTGGCAATCGCCCTCTTATCCCTGGGCCTGGTGGCGGCCCAGAGCATCGCCGAAATCACCCGCCAGGTGCAGACCAACCTGGATCGCTCGCCCTGGGAGGCCACCATCACCGGCAAGATTCAACTGCCCGACGGCAGCAGTCAGGACACCGAGTTCCGGCTTCAGGTGATTCCGGGTAAGGAGCAACTGGCCCGGGTAGAGTTCAAGAAGCCCGCCGCACTCGAGGGCAACTTTGTGGTCATCTCGGACAAGGAGGTCTGGAACTACCTGTTCCTGACCAACCAGCTCATCATCCAGCCCCGCGCCAAGGCCCGCATAGAGGGCCTGGGGGTCAACCTGACCGACCTGGGCGACTTCGACCAGCTCACCGAGCGGGTCACGCTCAGGCTACTGGGCGAGCAAAACACCCCCGCCGGGGCCGCCTGGCGCATTGGCGGCACCCCCAAGGACGCCTCGCTGGGCTTTGCCAATATGGAAATTCTGGTGCTCAAGGCCGACCCCCGCCCGGTTTCCATCACCCTGCGCGACAGCAGCAATAAAGTGCTGGCCGACCTCAACTTTGGCAACTTTCGCCGCGCCAGCCTGACCCCCCAAATCCTCCGCAAGCGCCCCGCCGACGCCGAGGTGTTGCGACGCAACTGA
- a CDS encoding inorganic diphosphatase, whose amino-acid sequence MANLKNLPVGKKAPEVVHMVIEVPRGSSNKYEYDPDLEAIKLDRVLPTAQFYPGDYGFIPSTLAEDGDPLDGIILSTYPLLPGVVVDVRIVGMVDMQDEKGGDAKIIGVVAEDPRLDHIRDLADVPTAHKQEIQNFFETYKALEAHKGKWVKVSGWKDKAGAVAEVQACIERFKEVKDR is encoded by the coding sequence ATGGCGAACCTCAAGAACCTGCCCGTTGGTAAAAAAGCGCCCGAAGTTGTCCATATGGTGATTGAAGTACCGCGCGGGTCTTCCAACAAGTACGAATACGACCCCGACCTCGAGGCCATCAAGCTCGACCGGGTACTCCCCACGGCCCAGTTCTACCCCGGCGATTATGGCTTCATCCCCTCCACCCTGGCCGAGGATGGCGATCCCCTGGATGGCATCATCCTCTCCACCTACCCCCTGCTGCCGGGGGTGGTGGTGGATGTGCGCATTGTGGGGATGGTAGACATGCAAGACGAAAAAGGCGGCGACGCCAAAATTATCGGGGTGGTGGCCGAAGACCCGCGCCTCGACCACATCCGCGACCTGGCCGATGTACCCACCGCCCATAAACAGGAAATCCAGAACTTCTTCGAGACCTACAAGGCTTTGGAGGCCCACAAGGGCAAGTGGGTCAAGGTTTCGGGCTGGAAGGACAAGGCCGGTGCAGTGGCCGAGGTGCAGGCCTGCATCGAGCGGTTCAAAGAGGTGAAAGACCGCTAG
- a CDS encoding DUF4091 domain-containing protein, whose amino-acid sequence MRFRAWQFLLLLLLLGFLTACPAPVVEIDPKGPMQVWATGSLERIRPEDPARPNQSLELFAARGETESFQIVLGGPKGVKAASMEVSDLRGPGGAVIGQNHLTLYRQHYVQVWEPSPSLEDPNRSQGAGWYPDALIPFSAPGGRFKAIPVDVNPGRNQPFWVDVSVPRNAVPGQYSGTYRVTAQNGTLEGSFRLTVWNFELPQRPSLLSFVPLWNTKTKAARLELLKHRLMPGRVEPSEVRELVNDYGLNSIDLGFWSGANAQTCRARPAPPVAELAAARAARQSDVPIYNFAFDELDVCPNNLLPEIRAWANNLRAANVLHLSTLHPRPELLEDGNGRPLVDIFAINAEMYEEARRTRIWEAAQAKGSSFWYYTALLNRKTPYAPQWLLDYSPLNWRISSGFLAYNLGFSGILGWAADFYDTSRGQDPWTDVRYFNAGRAYNGDGLWFYPGREVGLPGSIVPSIRAKWLRDGIEDYEYLKLLGERGLSLRVGTVAEEMARSMRDWQRDPALLEAARRRIGEALHQGR is encoded by the coding sequence ATGCGGTTTCGTGCATGGCAATTTTTGCTCTTACTGCTTTTGTTGGGCTTCCTGACCGCCTGCCCTGCGCCGGTGGTGGAAATTGACCCCAAGGGGCCCATGCAGGTCTGGGCCACCGGTTCCCTGGAGCGCATCCGCCCCGAAGACCCCGCCCGGCCCAACCAGTCCCTCGAGCTGTTCGCGGCCAGGGGCGAGACCGAGTCGTTTCAGATTGTGCTTGGGGGCCCCAAGGGCGTCAAGGCGGCCAGCATGGAAGTTTCCGACCTGCGCGGGCCGGGGGGCGCGGTTATCGGCCAGAACCACCTCACCCTTTACCGCCAGCACTACGTACAGGTCTGGGAGCCCAGCCCCAGTCTGGAAGACCCCAACCGTTCGCAAGGCGCGGGCTGGTATCCCGATGCCCTGATTCCCTTCAGCGCCCCAGGCGGACGGTTCAAGGCCATCCCGGTCGATGTGAACCCTGGGCGCAACCAGCCGTTCTGGGTGGACGTATCGGTACCGCGCAATGCAGTGCCGGGCCAGTACAGCGGCACCTACCGCGTCACCGCCCAGAACGGCACCCTGGAGGGTTCCTTCCGCCTGACGGTCTGGAACTTCGAACTGCCCCAGCGCCCCAGCCTGCTCTCCTTTGTGCCCTTGTGGAACACCAAGACCAAAGCCGCCCGCCTCGAGCTGCTCAAACACCGCCTGATGCCCGGAAGGGTCGAGCCTTCTGAGGTGCGGGAGTTGGTAAACGACTATGGCCTCAACAGCATTGACCTGGGCTTCTGGAGCGGGGCCAACGCCCAGACCTGCCGGGCCCGGCCTGCGCCCCCGGTGGCCGAACTGGCTGCAGCCCGCGCGGCCCGTCAGTCTGACGTGCCCATTTACAATTTCGCCTTCGACGAGCTCGACGTCTGCCCCAACAACCTGCTACCCGAGATCCGGGCCTGGGCGAATAACCTGCGAGCCGCCAACGTTCTGCACCTGAGCACCCTGCACCCCCGCCCCGAGCTGCTCGAGGATGGCAACGGCAGGCCCCTGGTAGACATCTTCGCCATCAATGCCGAGATGTACGAAGAAGCCCGGCGCACCAGAATCTGGGAAGCTGCCCAGGCCAAAGGCAGCAGCTTCTGGTACTACACCGCGCTGCTCAACCGCAAAACCCCTTATGCCCCCCAGTGGCTGCTGGACTATAGCCCGCTCAACTGGCGCATTTCCAGTGGCTTTTTGGCCTACAACCTGGGCTTCAGCGGCATCCTGGGCTGGGCCGCCGATTTTTACGATACCAGCCGGGGCCAAGACCCCTGGACAGATGTGCGCTACTTCAACGCAGGCCGGGCCTATAACGGCGATGGGTTGTGGTTCTACCCAGGTCGAGAGGTGGGTTTGCCCGGCTCCATTGTGCCCTCCATCCGGGCCAAGTGGCTGCGCGACGGCATCGAAGACTACGAGTACTTGAAGCTCCTGGGTGAGCGGGGCCTGAGCTTGCGGGTGGGCACGGTGGCCGAGGAGATGGCCCGCAGCATGCGCGACTGGCAGCGCGACCCGGCTTTGCTCGAGGCCGCCCGAAGGCGCATCGGGGAAGCCCTGCATCAGGGCCGATAG
- the moaA gene encoding GTP 3',8-cyclase MoaA, with protein MKLLDNYGRLIKDLRLSVTPRCNLHCLYCHPLGWEQSEPPGTISVEDTRHFLEAMQMLGLESVRFTGGEPLVRKELPQMIAVAHELGIPDIAITTNGLLFKRKARELAAAGLKRINLSMDAVTPEVFKAMTRGGQVEKVWDAIETAWELGLHPVKINAVMIRGMNDGEVIPLASLTLDKPLEVRFLEYMHLDNSNPELYRQRFIAGAETKAIIEAHFGPLEKVDHDPTAPARVYKIPGAVGSIGFINPVAEPFCSKCSRLRLTSDKKIRPCLLTDLEMDIAWAFVAPNPVEALVDAILLATDRKPAFGNTLPTLRERVMIGIGG; from the coding sequence GTGAAACTACTGGACAACTACGGGCGCCTCATCAAAGACCTGCGGCTTTCGGTCACGCCGCGCTGCAACCTGCACTGCCTGTACTGCCATCCGCTGGGTTGGGAGCAGTCGGAACCCCCCGGCACGATTTCGGTAGAGGATACCCGCCACTTCCTCGAGGCCATGCAGATGCTGGGCCTCGAGTCGGTGCGCTTTACCGGAGGCGAGCCGCTGGTGCGCAAAGAACTGCCCCAGATGATTGCCGTGGCTCACGAACTGGGCATTCCGGACATTGCCATCACCACCAACGGCCTGTTGTTCAAACGCAAGGCCAGGGAACTGGCGGCTGCCGGACTCAAACGCATTAACCTCTCGATGGACGCTGTAACCCCCGAGGTCTTCAAAGCCATGACCCGGGGCGGGCAGGTCGAGAAGGTCTGGGACGCCATCGAAACCGCCTGGGAACTGGGGCTGCACCCGGTCAAAATCAACGCGGTGATGATCCGGGGTATGAACGACGGGGAGGTAATTCCCCTGGCCTCGCTCACGCTGGACAAGCCGCTGGAGGTGCGCTTTTTGGAGTACATGCACCTCGACAACTCCAACCCCGAACTGTACCGGCAGCGCTTCATCGCCGGAGCCGAGACCAAAGCCATAATCGAGGCCCACTTCGGCCCGCTGGAGAAGGTAGACCACGACCCCACCGCTCCCGCACGGGTCTACAAGATACCCGGAGCGGTCGGCAGTATCGGCTTCATCAACCCGGTAGCCGAGCCTTTCTGCTCCAAGTGCTCCCGCTTGCGCCTGACCTCCGACAAAAAAATTCGCCCCTGCTTGCTCACCGACCTGGAGATGGACATCGCCTGGGCCTTCGTGGCTCCCAACCCGGTCGAGGCGCTGGTAGATGCCATTCTGCTGGCTACTGACCGCAAGCCTGCGTTTGGCAACACCCTCCCTACCTTGCGCGAGCGGGTGATGATCGGGATTGGGGGGTAG
- a CDS encoding transposase family protein: MKVTIQIPSPIPYLMEVPDLRAHNTTYDWRLLFMLVLMGLGSGRTNLLAIAQWVQDQRDWLLSLGLDRRASGRALPAQATLYRFVWACTGGYRGRGVYDKSLDNFRDICNLPCTLG; encoded by the coding sequence ATGAAGGTGACCATACAGATTCCCAGCCCGATTCCCTACCTGATGGAAGTACCCGATCTGCGAGCCCACAACACCACCTACGATTGGCGCTTGTTGTTCATGCTGGTGCTGATGGGGCTGGGGAGTGGACGCACCAACCTGCTGGCGATTGCCCAGTGGGTGCAGGATCAGCGGGATTGGCTGCTCAGTCTGGGCCTGGATCGGCGGGCCAGTGGTCGGGCCCTGCCGGCACAGGCCACCCTCTATCGGTTTGTGTGGGCCTGTACCGGTGGTTATCGGGGTAGGGGTGTATATGACAAGAGCCTAGACAACTTCAGGGATATTTGTAACCTGCCCTGTACCTTAGGCTAA
- a CDS encoding thiol-disulfide oxidoreductase DCC family protein, with protein MKVIVLFDGVCNLCNRTVQFIIRHDPSGRFRFASQQSEVGQKLLAQHNIPISQALADSVVVLEGDKVWLESDAVFHILYRLGGVWRIPALLWFLPKRLRDWVYRRVTKNRYRVFGKLERCMVPTPELKQRFLDA; from the coding sequence ATGAAGGTCATCGTGCTGTTTGATGGCGTGTGCAATTTATGCAACCGCACCGTGCAGTTCATCATTCGCCATGACCCATCGGGGCGTTTCCGGTTCGCTTCGCAGCAGTCCGAGGTTGGGCAGAAACTGCTGGCCCAGCACAACATTCCCATTTCGCAGGCCCTGGCCGACAGTGTGGTGGTGCTGGAGGGCGATAAGGTCTGGCTCGAGTCAGACGCGGTGTTTCACATCCTCTACCGGCTGGGCGGTGTCTGGCGCATCCCTGCGCTGCTCTGGTTTTTACCCAAGCGACTGCGGGACTGGGTTTACCGTAGGGTGACAAAAAACCGCTACCGTGTGTTTGGCAAGCTCGAGCGCTGTATGGTGCCCACCCCAGAACTCAAACAGCGCTTCCTGGATGCATAA
- a CDS encoding patatin-like phospholipase family protein — MADCKRFGLALGGGGARGYAHIGVMRILEREGFRPSAIAGTSMGSLMGAMFASGHTADEVQELLSQTSFWRFLDWNPLSDMLNYSELVRFLEPHIPRQMEEFPIPFGITATDLITGTEVYFRQGDVFQAIRASIAYPGAINPIWVGHQLLADGGILNQIPVDLVRFLGSERVIAVDVTPLEVLREQPHKKSWWEQIFRRGIDANPIQNVYRAIEIMQIRLAEVKLAVSRPDLVLRPKLEGIGLFSFQQLEQAIQDGEAAALGRLEEIRELLAIEA; from the coding sequence ATGGCCGATTGCAAACGCTTTGGCTTGGCCCTGGGGGGTGGAGGGGCCAGGGGGTATGCCCACATTGGGGTGATGCGGATCCTGGAGCGGGAGGGGTTTCGGCCCAGCGCGATTGCCGGAACCAGCATGGGCAGCCTGATGGGGGCCATGTTTGCCAGCGGACACACCGCCGACGAAGTGCAGGAACTCCTCTCACAAACCTCCTTCTGGCGCTTTCTGGACTGGAACCCCTTGAGCGACATGCTCAACTACAGCGAGCTGGTGCGCTTTCTGGAGCCCCACATTCCCCGCCAGATGGAGGAGTTTCCCATTCCCTTTGGCATCACCGCCACCGACCTGATCACCGGCACCGAGGTCTATTTTCGCCAGGGGGATGTCTTCCAGGCCATTCGGGCTTCCATAGCCTATCCGGGGGCCATCAACCCCATCTGGGTGGGGCATCAGCTCCTGGCCGATGGGGGCATCCTGAACCAGATTCCGGTAGACCTGGTGCGCTTTTTGGGTTCCGAACGGGTCATTGCGGTGGATGTGACCCCCCTCGAGGTCTTGCGTGAACAGCCCCACAAGAAAAGCTGGTGGGAACAGATTTTCCGCCGGGGCATTGACGCCAACCCCATTCAGAACGTGTACCGGGCCATCGAGATCATGCAGATTCGGCTGGCCGAGGTCAAGCTGGCGGTATCGCGCCCCGACCTGGTGCTACGGCCCAAGCTCGAGGGCATCGGGCTATTCAGCTTCCAGCAGCTCGAGCAGGCCATCCAGGACGGAGAGGCGGCAGCCCTGGGCAGGCTCGAGGAAATAAGAGAATTGCTGGCTATCGAGGCTTGA
- a CDS encoding quinone-dependent dihydroorotate dehydrogenase, translating to MYELFRPWLFRQDPEAIHERVMHGLAWLGQRGPSLELVRRLCSVQDERLQVQAFGLRFPNPIGLAAGFDKNAVAVRAWPALGFGHVEIGSVTALPQPGNDKPRLFRLPQDQALINRMGFNNEGAEAIAARLKRLQQTFGKLPVPLGINLGKSKLTPLEEAPKDYLQSLSVLWPYGDYFVVNVSSPNTPGLRALQDKDRLEELLAALVGFVQGHKPLLLKIAPDLTWTQIDEILALVEQYRLSGLIATNTTTSRAGLTTPTDEAGGLSGRPLGARSLEVLRYLHTGLQGRLPIISVGGIFSAADVWERLSSGASLVQVYTGFVYEGPLMMKKLCRGLLERMEREGIQTLSALKPR from the coding sequence GTGTACGAACTGTTCAGGCCCTGGCTGTTCCGCCAGGACCCCGAGGCCATCCACGAGCGGGTGATGCACGGCCTGGCCTGGCTGGGGCAACGGGGGCCCAGCCTGGAGCTGGTGCGGCGGCTCTGCTCGGTGCAGGATGAGCGCCTTCAGGTGCAGGCGTTTGGCCTGCGCTTTCCCAACCCCATCGGGCTGGCGGCGGGCTTCGACAAAAACGCAGTGGCGGTACGGGCCTGGCCTGCGCTGGGGTTTGGGCATGTGGAGATTGGGTCAGTGACGGCGCTGCCTCAGCCGGGCAACGACAAACCCCGCCTTTTCCGGCTGCCCCAGGATCAGGCCCTGATCAACCGCATGGGCTTCAACAACGAAGGAGCCGAGGCCATTGCGGCCCGGTTGAAGCGCTTACAGCAGACCTTCGGCAAGCTCCCGGTGCCCCTGGGCATCAACCTGGGGAAGTCGAAACTGACCCCCCTGGAAGAAGCCCCGAAGGACTATCTGCAAAGCCTGTCTGTCCTCTGGCCCTATGGCGATTACTTTGTTGTTAACGTCAGCTCGCCCAACACGCCGGGGCTGCGGGCCTTGCAGGACAAAGACCGGCTGGAAGAGCTGCTCGCGGCGCTGGTGGGCTTCGTGCAGGGCCACAAACCCTTGCTGCTCAAAATTGCGCCCGACCTGACCTGGACGCAGATAGACGAGATTCTGGCGCTGGTGGAGCAGTACCGGCTTTCCGGGCTTATCGCCACCAACACCACCACCAGCCGCGCAGGGCTGACCACGCCCACAGACGAGGCCGGCGGACTTTCGGGCCGGCCGCTCGGGGCACGCTCGCTCGAGGTACTCCGGTACCTGCACACCGGGCTGCAGGGCCGTTTGCCGATTATCTCGGTGGGGGGCATTTTTAGCGCAGCGGATGTGTGGGAGCGGCTCTCGAGCGGAGCCAGCCTGGTGCAGGTGTACACCGGCTTCGTTTACGAAGGGCCCCTGATGATGAAAAAGCTGTGCCGGGGGCTGCTGGAAAGAATGGAGCGCGAAGGCATCCAGACGCTCTCTGCGCTCAAGCCTCGATAG
- a CDS encoding acyl-CoA dehydrogenase family protein, with amino-acid sequence MIADRPQNLWFELDSEERQIIGALRDFLQAEVAPTATERDETGAFPFEIVKKLGEMGVMGAQVPEQYGGAGLSTRIFARIIEEIAAADGSLALTVASHNSLCIGHILLAGNEQQKRQFLPRLASGEVLGAWGLTEPGSGSDAAAMRTKAEETASGWVLNGSKQFITQGSVAGIYVVNARTDAAPSEEKKHLGLSALVFEAPIPGLRIGRKEKKLGLNASDTAQLIFEDLHLPKEALLGERGKGFYDVMKVLEGGRIGIAAMAVGLGRAALEFAAKYALEREQFGRPIAEFQAVSHKLAEMATELEAARLLYLKAAELRDAGRPFGQAAAQAKLFASEVGVRACDEAIQILGGYGYIKEYPVERYWRDARLTRIGEGTSEVLKVIIAKNLLAQYR; translated from the coding sequence ATGATCGCAGACCGCCCCCAGAACTTGTGGTTCGAGCTAGATAGCGAGGAGCGCCAGATTATCGGTGCGCTGCGGGATTTCCTGCAAGCCGAGGTAGCCCCCACCGCCACCGAGCGCGATGAGACGGGGGCGTTTCCCTTTGAGATTGTGAAAAAGCTGGGCGAGATGGGGGTCATGGGGGCCCAGGTACCCGAGCAGTACGGCGGGGCCGGGCTCTCAACGCGCATTTTTGCCCGCATCATCGAAGAAATTGCCGCTGCAGATGGCTCCTTAGCCCTGACGGTAGCCTCACACAACAGCCTCTGTATCGGCCACATCCTGCTGGCCGGCAACGAGCAGCAGAAGCGGCAATTCCTGCCCCGGCTGGCCTCCGGGGAGGTGCTGGGGGCCTGGGGTCTGACCGAACCCGGCAGCGGCTCTGATGCCGCCGCCATGCGCACCAAGGCCGAGGAAACTGCTTCGGGCTGGGTGCTGAATGGCTCCAAGCAGTTCATCACCCAGGGGTCGGTGGCAGGCATCTATGTGGTCAACGCCCGTACCGACGCCGCACCCAGCGAAGAGAAGAAGCACCTGGGGCTCTCGGCGCTGGTGTTCGAGGCGCCCATTCCGGGCTTGCGCATCGGGCGCAAGGAAAAAAAGCTCGGGCTGAACGCCTCCGACACCGCTCAACTAATTTTCGAGGATCTTCACCTGCCCAAAGAAGCCCTGCTGGGCGAGCGGGGCAAGGGCTTCTACGACGTGATGAAGGTACTGGAGGGAGGCCGCATCGGCATCGCCGCCATGGCGGTGGGGCTGGGGCGGGCCGCTCTGGAGTTCGCGGCCAAATATGCCCTCGAGCGTGAGCAGTTTGGCAGGCCCATCGCCGAGTTCCAGGCTGTCTCGCACAAGCTGGCCGAGATGGCCACCGAACTCGAGGCCGCACGCCTTTTGTACCTCAAGGCCGCCGAGCTGCGCGACGCCGGCAGGCCCTTTGGCCAGGCTGCCGCCCAGGCCAAGCTCTTTGCCTCGGAGGTAGGGGTGCGGGCCTGCGACGAGGCCATCCAGATTCTGGGCGGCTACGGCTACATCAAGGAGTACCCGGTCGAGCGCTACTGGCGCGACGCCCGCCTGACCCGCATTGGCGAGGGCACCAGCGAGGTGCTGAAGGTCATCATCGCCAAGAACCTGCTGGCACAGTACAGATAG
- a CDS encoding S1 RNA-binding domain-containing protein: MELEAGAIVEGRVTRIMEFGAFIEFPTGESGLVHISQIAHEFVKNIRDHLNEGDVVSVLVLGRDDKGRLDLSIKELTPAPVEPPRPKRLPRQAPEFENKLKSFLRGSGGFGGGGGSKKPGGGKGGRKRR, translated from the coding sequence ATGGAGCTTGAAGCCGGTGCAATCGTAGAAGGTCGCGTCACGCGAATCATGGAGTTTGGGGCTTTTATCGAGTTTCCCACGGGGGAATCGGGACTGGTGCACATCTCGCAGATAGCCCACGAGTTTGTCAAGAACATCCGCGACCACCTGAATGAAGGCGATGTGGTCTCGGTGCTGGTGCTGGGCCGCGACGATAAGGGTCGCCTCGACCTCTCCATCAAGGAGCTCACCCCGGCCCCCGTTGAGCCCCCCCGGCCCAAGCGCTTGCCCCGCCAGGCTCCCGAGTTTGAAAACAAACTCAAAAGCTTTCTGCGCGGCTCAGGGGGTTTTGGTGGCGGTGGCGGCAGCAAAAAGCCGGGGGGTGGAAAGGGCGGGCGCAAGCGCCGCTAA
- a CDS encoding enoyl-ACP reductase yields MVSIDLSGKKALVMGVTNEHSLGWAIAEKLHAAGAEVAFSYQGERLREKLEKLTAGRPNQRLYQVDVTDETALKAMFADLGSAWGGLDYLVHSIAFAPRAAMEGRFIDTTAADWNTALQVSAYSLVAVARQAEPLLREGGSLITLTYYASEKVVPKYNVMGIAKAALEASVRYLAYELGKKNIRVNAVSAGAIRTVAAMSIPGFRKMVAKYHATAPLGRMITHEEVGNLGLYLLSPLSSGTTGQTVYVDAGYSIMGMSFDEEGA; encoded by the coding sequence ATGGTCTCCATTGACTTATCTGGTAAGAAAGCCCTGGTGATGGGCGTGACCAATGAGCACAGTCTGGGCTGGGCCATTGCCGAAAAACTGCATGCTGCAGGCGCTGAAGTGGCCTTTAGCTATCAAGGAGAGCGGCTGCGCGAAAAGCTGGAAAAATTGACCGCAGGCCGGCCCAACCAGCGCCTGTACCAGGTAGACGTGACCGATGAGACCGCCCTCAAGGCCATGTTCGCCGACCTGGGGAGCGCCTGGGGGGGGCTGGATTATCTGGTGCACTCCATTGCTTTTGCGCCCCGTGCAGCCATGGAAGGGCGTTTTATTGACACCACCGCCGCCGACTGGAACACCGCCCTGCAAGTTTCGGCCTACTCACTGGTGGCGGTAGCCCGCCAAGCCGAGCCGCTCTTGCGTGAGGGGGGCAGCCTAATCACCCTGACCTACTACGCTTCCGAGAAGGTGGTGCCCAAATACAACGTGATGGGCATTGCCAAGGCCGCCCTGGAAGCCAGCGTGCGCTATCTGGCTTACGAATTGGGAAAGAAGAACATCCGGGTCAATGCGGTCAGCGCGGGGGCCATCCGTACCGTGGCGGCCATGAGCATTCCCGGCTTTCGCAAGATGGTCGCCAAGTACCACGCCACCGCCCCCCTGGGGCGCATGATTACCCACGAGGAGGTGGGCAATCTGGGCCTGTATCTGCTCTCTCCCCTGTCCAGCGGAACCACCGGTCAGACGGTGTACGTGGATGCAGGTTACAGCATCATGGGCATGAGCTTTGATGAAGAAGGAGCCTGA